A window of the Gossypium hirsutum isolate 1008001.06 chromosome A05, Gossypium_hirsutum_v2.1, whole genome shotgun sequence genome harbors these coding sequences:
- the LOC107957793 gene encoding protein DETOXIFICATION 27, producing the protein MGIIHHDQQEEEEALILSSSDQTQHFHCHQRPKDSNLISKFWVESKKLWLIAGPSIFSRLAMFSMTTITQSFAGHLGDLNLAAISIATTVIICITFGFLLGMASALETLCGQAYGAKQYQMLGLYLQRSWIVLFICSILLLPLFIFAAPLLKFMGQPTDVADQTGLVAIWLIPFHLSLPFQFTLQRFLQSQLKTAVIAWVCGVALAVHALISWIFVYKLRVGIVGTALTLDFSWWLTVLGFFVYVVYGGCPLSWIGFSTQAFSELWDFVKLSLASGVMILLENIYYRTFIIVSGYLHNTETAVDALSICMSIFGWESMIPLGFLAATGVRVANELGAGNAKGAKFATIVSVITSLAVGILFWLIIMAFHETLAMIFTSSSSVITMVNMYSTLLAFTIPLNCIQPVLSGVAVGSGWQSVVAFVNIGSYYLVGVPIGVLFGWLQFGITGIWAGMLCGTVVQTLILAVITIKCKWEIEARKARSYISNETASYQ; encoded by the exons ATGGGCATTATACACCACGAccaacaagaagaagaagaagctttgATTCTCTCAAGCTCCGATCAAACTCAACACTTTCACTGTCATCAACGGCCTAAAGACTCAAATCTGATTAGCAAATTCTGGGTTGAATCAAAGAAGTTATGGTTAATTGCAGGACCCTCCATCTTCAGCCGCCTTGCCATGTTCTCCATGACTACGATAACCCAATCATTTGCTGGCCACCTAGGTGACCTCAATCTCGCTGCCATTTCCATTGCCACCACTGTTATTATTTGCATCACTTTTGGATTCTTG ttAGGAATGGCTAGTGCACTAGAGACTTTATGTGGACAAGCTTACGGAGCAAAACAGTATCAAATGTTGGGTTTATACTTGCAACGCTCATGGATTGTTCTCTTCATTTGTTCCATTCTTTTACTACCATTATTCATTTTTGCTGCTCCGCTCTTAAAATTCATGGGACAGCCAACCGACGTGGCTGATCAAACAGGTTTAGTTGCAATTTGGCTGATACCATTTCACTTAAGCTTACCATTTCAGTTCACACTGCAAAGATTTCTGCAGAGCCAACTGAAGACTGCAGTGATTGCTTGGGTTTGTGGGGTTGCACTTGCAGTTCACGCATTAATAAGTTGGATTTTTGTTTACAAGTTAAGAGTTGGGATTGTTGGGACAGCTCTCACCCTTGATTTCTCCTGGTGGTTGACTGTTTTAGGATTCTTTGTTTATGTTGTTTATGGTGGTTGTCCACTTTCTTGGATTGGTTTTTCTACACAGGCTTTCTCTGAGCTTTGGGATTTCGTCAAACTCTCGCTTGCTTCTGGTGTCATGATTCT CTTGGAGAATATTTATTACAGAACATTTATCATAGTGTCTGGATATTTGCACAATACAGAAACTGCAGTTGATGCTCTTTCAATTTG CATGTCCATCTTTGGCTGGGAATCCATGATTCCGCTGGGATTTTTGGCTGCAACCGG TGTGCGTGTGGCGAACGAGCTCGGTGCAGGAAATGCGAAAGGCGCCAAATTTGCAACTATAGTGTCAGTGATTACATCTTTAGCAGTTGGAATTTTGTTTTGGTTAATTATTATGGCCTTTCATGAGACACTTGCAATGATCTTCACCTCAAGTTCTTCTGTTATTACAATGGTTAATATGTACTCTACCTTATTGGCATTCACCATTCCTCTCAACTGCATTCAACCAGTTCTTTCAG GTGTGGCGGTCGGATCTGGTTGGCAAAGTGTAGTGGCATTTGTAAATATAGGTAGCTACTATTTAGTTGGAGTTCCTATTGGTGTCCTGTTCGGATGGCTTCAATTTGGTATCACT GGTATCTGGGCTGGAATGCTATGTGGAACTGTGGTTCAGACATTGATACTAGCTGTCATAACAATTAAATGCAAATGGGAAATAGAG GCAAGAAAGGCTCGTTCATATATATCAAATGAAACAGCTTCATACCAATAA